One Brachybacterium aquaticum genomic region harbors:
- a CDS encoding aldo/keto reductase, which yields MSPVTSVPLNDGRSIPQLGYGVFKVDPDVTADVTGQALRAGYRHIDTAKVYGNESGVGRALRESGLDREDVFVTTKLWDDAHAHDDAIAACETSLQELGLEQIDLYLIHWAAPSQGKYLEAWKALIELRERGLVRSIGVSNFPLPQLEEIIEATGVVPAVHQIELHPYFPQHELREAHARHGIVTESWGPLGQGKSDLLENEVITSVAQAHGASPAQVVLAWHLAHGIVALPKSVTPERIVENLAAAELELSADEIAAIDGLDRGPAGRGGTDPSSK from the coding sequence ATGTCCCCTGTGACCTCCGTGCCCCTGAACGACGGCCGCTCCATCCCCCAGCTCGGCTACGGGGTGTTCAAGGTCGACCCCGACGTGACCGCCGACGTCACCGGCCAGGCGCTTCGCGCCGGCTACCGCCACATCGACACCGCCAAGGTCTACGGCAACGAGTCCGGCGTGGGCCGGGCGCTGCGCGAGTCGGGTCTGGACCGCGAGGACGTCTTCGTGACCACCAAGCTGTGGGACGACGCCCATGCGCACGACGACGCGATCGCCGCCTGCGAGACCTCCCTGCAGGAGCTGGGCCTCGAGCAGATCGACCTCTACCTCATCCACTGGGCCGCCCCCTCGCAGGGGAAGTACCTCGAGGCGTGGAAGGCGCTCATCGAGCTGCGCGAGCGGGGCCTGGTGCGCTCCATCGGCGTCTCGAACTTCCCCCTCCCCCAGCTCGAGGAGATCATCGAGGCCACCGGCGTGGTGCCCGCGGTCCACCAGATCGAGCTGCACCCCTACTTCCCCCAGCACGAGCTGCGCGAGGCCCACGCCCGCCACGGCATCGTCACCGAGTCCTGGGGCCCGCTCGGCCAGGGCAAGTCCGACCTGCTGGAGAACGAGGTGATCACCTCCGTCGCGCAGGCGCACGGCGCCTCCCCCGCGCAGGTCGTGCTCGCCTGGCACCTCGCGCACGGCATCGTCGCGCTGCCGAAGTCGGTCACCCCGGAGCGCATCGTGGAGAACCTCGCCGCTGCGGAGCTCGAGCTCTCGGCCGACGAGATCGCTGCGATCGACGGCCTGGATCGCGGCCCCGCCGGTCGCGGCGGCACGGATCCGTCGAGCAAGTGA
- a CDS encoding transposase has protein sequence MGSTRRSFTEEYKASAVGLVLDDGHSIAETARNIGVHEMTLGKWVKKARDSSGKRPEKPLSESEREELIRLREEVKHARMEAEFAKKVASWFAKDQR, from the coding sequence ATGGGTTCGACGAGGAGATCGTTCACGGAGGAGTACAAGGCGTCCGCGGTAGGCTTGGTCCTGGATGATGGCCACAGCATCGCCGAGACCGCCAGGAATATCGGCGTGCACGAGATGACGTTGGGTAAATGGGTGAAGAAGGCGCGTGACTCGAGCGGGAAACGTCCCGAGAAGCCACTGTCAGAGAGCGAACGCGAGGAACTGATCCGGCTTCGGGAGGAAGTCAAACACGCCCGCATGGAGGCGGAGTTCGCAAAAAAAGTAGCGTCCTGGTTCGCGAAAGACCAGCGGTGA
- a CDS encoding IS3 family transposase, which translates to MKYAAIADWADRDEYPVDFMCKQLAVSPSGFYAWRGRGPSPRDQDNDRLLAIITEAYRRLRGNPGVRRIHAELCALGERVGKNRVARLMQAAGLRGRHPRAWKRTTTSGPDPAPAPDLIGRDFTAERPNQKWCSDITYIKTWNGWAYLAIVIDLHSRAVVGWALADHMRTDLVIEALTLAIARRRPPAGIIFHSDRGSQFTSAEFATYCKDHHIRRSVGRTGDCFDNAVAESFFATYKKELIHTRPWVNLSTLRKETFTWIEHYYNRQRRHSHLGYLTPAEWDKGHRTLTGIAA; encoded by the coding sequence GTGAAGTACGCCGCGATCGCGGACTGGGCTGACCGTGACGAGTATCCGGTGGATTTCATGTGCAAGCAGTTGGCCGTGTCGCCCTCCGGGTTCTATGCCTGGCGTGGCCGGGGGCCCAGCCCACGCGATCAGGACAACGATCGCCTGTTGGCGATCATCACCGAGGCCTACCGGCGGCTGCGCGGCAACCCTGGTGTTCGACGGATCCATGCCGAGCTGTGCGCCCTGGGCGAACGGGTCGGCAAGAATCGCGTCGCTCGCCTCATGCAGGCCGCCGGGCTGCGCGGACGCCACCCCCGTGCCTGGAAGCGCACGACCACCAGCGGCCCGGACCCGGCGCCGGCCCCAGACCTGATCGGGCGCGACTTCACAGCCGAGCGGCCGAACCAGAAGTGGTGTTCCGATATCACCTACATCAAGACCTGGAACGGCTGGGCGTATCTGGCCATAGTCATCGACCTGCACTCCCGAGCCGTTGTGGGCTGGGCACTGGCCGACCACATGCGCACCGACCTTGTCATCGAGGCACTGACGCTGGCTATCGCGCGCCGCCGGCCACCGGCCGGAATCATCTTTCACAGCGACCGCGGGTCTCAATTCACATCGGCCGAATTCGCCACGTACTGTAAGGACCACCACATCCGGCGTTCCGTGGGTCGCACCGGGGATTGTTTCGACAACGCCGTCGCCGAGTCCTTCTTCGCGACCTACAAAAAGGAACTCATCCACACCCGCCCCTGGGTAAACCTGTCCACATTGCGGAAAGAGACCTTCACCTGGATCGAACACTACTACAATAGACAGCGCCGCCATTCACACCTGGGATACCTCACCCCAGCCGAATGGGACAAAGGACATCGCACACTCACAGGAATCGCAGCCTAA
- a CDS encoding LssY C-terminal domain-containing protein has translation MVVAIWLALLYLVEGFSLTPVRLLYLLGFWVLLTYITLPRLHQLMTWIYLPDYFFGRTRTTEGVLSDPINIALDGPEKDLHVALRRAGWVLAEERTLSSAWSMVRSTLTRRSYPAAPVSDLYLMGRRHDFTYQQEVGGTTDKRHHVRFWRMPPDFVLPGGYRTDWLAAGTYDRAVGFSFFTLQITHRIDENIDVERDYLVDTVRYADPVIQVDLIQDFSTSYHDRNGQGDRFRTDGHLPVIDVAGAAARSDGASAMMLARHRPTGTSVMKSRARAATQTALHATRGGGSRAEVADEISAQWQGTVDDFHEAIARAADHHLPPPSVIFTGALVLLQSVLVAVQWSLVGGGIDLTERFPDLALVLPDPDSLVLSTVFAAALLVLQIGVLRRSRWARIALMALFTVDAFARLVVASSMLGDVAHSLLVGAGASALGVMAISSDASRQWVQTLRLDSRSRDADEDGDKDSRKDRPKDARKDGDKDARTNPGRGEGGPVGRAESVTTGADAPPRIL, from the coding sequence GTGGTGGTCGCGATCTGGCTGGCGCTGCTGTACCTGGTCGAGGGCTTCTCCCTGACCCCGGTGCGGCTGCTGTACCTGCTGGGCTTCTGGGTCCTGCTGACCTACATCACCCTCCCGCGCCTGCACCAGCTGATGACCTGGATCTACCTCCCGGACTACTTCTTCGGCCGCACCCGCACCACCGAGGGCGTGCTCTCGGACCCGATCAACATCGCCCTGGACGGTCCCGAGAAGGACCTCCACGTGGCGCTGCGACGGGCGGGCTGGGTGCTCGCCGAGGAGCGCACCCTCTCCTCGGCCTGGTCGATGGTCCGCTCCACCCTCACCCGCCGCTCCTACCCGGCCGCCCCCGTCTCGGACCTGTACCTCATGGGGCGCCGCCACGACTTCACCTACCAGCAGGAGGTGGGCGGCACCACCGACAAGCGCCACCACGTGCGCTTCTGGCGGATGCCGCCGGACTTCGTGCTCCCGGGCGGCTACCGCACCGACTGGCTCGCGGCCGGCACCTACGACCGTGCGGTCGGATTCTCCTTCTTCACCCTGCAGATCACCCACCGCATCGACGAGAACATCGACGTCGAGCGCGACTACCTCGTGGACACGGTCCGCTACGCCGACCCGGTGATCCAGGTCGACCTCATCCAGGACTTCTCCACCTCGTACCACGACCGCAACGGCCAGGGCGACCGCTTCCGCACCGACGGCCACCTGCCCGTGATCGACGTGGCCGGCGCCGCCGCCCGCTCCGACGGCGCGAGCGCCATGATGCTCGCGCGCCATCGGCCGACGGGCACGTCCGTGATGAAGTCCCGCGCCCGCGCCGCCACCCAGACCGCCCTGCACGCCACCCGCGGCGGCGGCAGCCGCGCCGAGGTCGCCGACGAGATCAGCGCCCAGTGGCAGGGGACCGTCGACGACTTCCACGAGGCGATCGCCCGGGCCGCCGACCACCACCTGCCCCCGCCCTCGGTGATCTTCACCGGAGCGCTCGTGCTGCTCCAATCCGTGCTGGTGGCGGTGCAGTGGTCGCTCGTGGGCGGCGGCATCGACCTCACCGAGCGATTCCCGGACCTGGCGCTCGTGCTGCCGGACCCGGACAGCCTGGTGCTCTCCACCGTCTTCGCCGCCGCGCTGCTCGTGCTCCAGATCGGGGTGCTGCGCCGCAGCCGCTGGGCCAGGATCGCGCTGATGGCCCTGTTCACGGTCGACGCCTTCGCGCGCCTGGTCGTGGCCAGCTCCATGCTCGGCGACGTCGCCCACTCGCTCCTGGTGGGCGCGGGGGCCTCCGCGCTCGGCGTGATGGCGATCAGCTCCGACGCCTCCCGGCAGTGGGTGCAGACCCTGCGCCTGGACTCCCGCAGCCGTGACGCCGACGAGGACGGCGACAAGGACTCTCGCAAGGACCGCCCCAAGGACGCTCGCAAGGACGGCGACAAGGACGCCCGGACGAACCCCGGCAGGGGCGAGGGCGGCCCCGTCGGACGCGCGGAGAGCGTCACCACCGGGGCCGACGCACCCCCGCGCATACTGTGA